Proteins from a genomic interval of Phlebotomus papatasi isolate M1 chromosome 3, Ppap_2.1, whole genome shotgun sequence:
- the LOC129807590 gene encoding Krueppel-like factor 2 encodes MKSTRELSPPQTYSRLFRPWDGDKSTSLKGKEQDKLKRLCDVGVKSENVVQSVNGHKDPSTVQVDPTLEYQQLHGYANCQQFLDYQDCYGMVPIFDPLTRCMMEQEYARVIAEDAQTKILNLRRQRPKKFKCPHCDVAFSNNGQLKGHIRIHTGERPFKCDDSNCGKTFTRNEELTRHKRIHTGLRPFACTVCGKKFGRRDHLKKHTKIHFAPERLFPSTVFLPYTFLPTY; translated from the exons ATGAAGAGTACTCGAGAGTTATCGCCTCCTCAGACATATTCACGCCTCTTTCGGCCCTGGGATGGAGACAAGTCTACTTCCCTTAAGGGCAAAGAACAGGATAAGTTAAAAAGACTTTGTGATGTGGGTGTTAAGTCAGAAAATGTGGTACAATCTGTGAATGGGCACAAAGACCCATCTACTGTGCAAGTGGATCCAACATTAGAGTATCAACAATTACACGGATATGCGAACTGCCAGCAATTTCTAGACTATCAGGATTGTTATGGAATGGTACCTATCTTTGATCCTCTAACCCGCTGTATGATGGAACAAGAATATGCCAGGGTAATTGCTGAGGATGCacagacaaaaattttaaatttacgcCGCCAAcgtccaaaaaaatttaaatgtccCCACTGCGATGTTGCATTTTCCAACAATGGTCAACTGAAAGGGCACATTCGTATCCATACAG GTGAGAGACCATTCAAATGTGACGATTCGAATTGTGGCAAAACGTTTACCCGGAACGAAGAATTGACGAGACACAAAAGGATTCACACAGGCCTTCGTCCCTTCGCATGCACAGTGTGTGGGAAAAAATTTGGTCGACGAGATCATTTGAAGAAGCACACGAAGATCCATTTCGCACCTGAGAGACTCTTCCCATCCACTGTCTTCCTGCCCTATACATTTCTGCCAACATACTGA